A single window of Bombus pascuorum chromosome 1, iyBomPasc1.1, whole genome shotgun sequence DNA harbors:
- the LOC132910909 gene encoding DEAD-box helicase Dbp80, which translates to MASADLEWNKYVDEQEKLSAKVSNLNIDKEPKENTENTDSKDDDDSDEQISAAEKSLFQKIIRKGLVETTQDIEVQRKDPSSPLYSVKSFEALHLKPALLKGVYAMGFNAPSKIQETALPTLLADPPQNMIAQSQSGTGKTAAFVLAMLSRVDTTKNYPQVLCLSPTYELAIQTGEVAAKMSAFCNEIKIKYAVRGEELSRGSKITEHIIIGTPGKVLDWAVKFKFFNLNKISVFVLDEADVMIATQGHQDQCIRIHKQLPRTCQMMFFSATYEPEVMKFAEIIVNNPLIIRLLKKEESLDNIKQYYVKCKDLDEKYAAITNIYGVITIGQAIIFCHTRKTAGWLAEKMTKDGHAVAVLSGELTVEQRISVLDRFRAGLEKVLITTNVLARGIDVEQVTIVVNFDLPVDQNRQADCETYLHRIGRAGRFGKSGIAINLIDSSHAMQICKDIEEHFGRKIHYLDAEDADEIEKIGA; encoded by the exons ATGGCATCGGCTGATCTTGAATGGAATAAATACGTAGACGAACAAGAGAAACTATCAGCAaag GTGTCCAATCTAAATATAGATAAAGAACctaaagaaaatacagaaaatacagATTCCAAAGATGATGATGATTCGGATGAGCAAATCTCAGCCGCAGAAAAATCATTATTCcaaaaaattatacgtaaagGTTTGGTAGAAACAACACAAGATATAGAAGTTCAAAGAAAGGATCCATCTTCACctttatatagcgttaaatcTTTTGAAGCTCTTCATCT taaacCTGCTTTATTAAAAGGAGTATATGCAATGGGATTTAATGCTCCATCAAAAATTCAAGAAACTGCATTACCTACTTTACTTGCTGATCC ACCACAAAATATGATTGCTCAGTCACAATCTGGGACAGGTAAAACAGCAGCATTTGTATTAGCAATGCTAAGCAGAGTTGATACTACCAAAAATTATCCTCAAGTGCTTTGCTTATCACCAACTTATGAATTAGCCATACAAACAGGAGAAGTAGCAGCGAAAATGTCTGCATTctgtaatgaaataaaaataaaatatgctgTAAGAGGAGAAGAat tAAGTCGTGGATCAAAGATTACAGAACACATAATCATTGGAACACCAGGAAAAGTTTTAGATTGGGCTGTTAAATTTAagttctttaatttaaataaaatatcagtttttgttttagaTGAAGCAGATGTAATGATAGCAACACAAGGTCATCAAGACCAGTGTATTCGTATTcataa ACAGCTTCCACGCACATGTCAAATGATGTTTTTCTCTGCAACTTATGAGCCAGAAGTGATGAAATTTGCAGAAATTATAGTTAATAATCCTTTAATAATAAGGTTActgaaaaaagaggaaagtttagataatattaaacaatattatgTGAAATGCAAGGATCTGGATGAAAAATATGCAGCTATTACCAACATATATGGTGTAATAACAATAGGACAGGCAATTATCTTTTGTCAT ACTAGAAAAACAGCTGGTTGGTTAGCCGAAAAAATGACAAAAGATGGTCATGCAGTAGCTGTTTTATCTGGGGAACTGACGGTTGAACAGAGAATTTCAGTTTTGGATCgttttagagctggtcttgaAAAAGTTCTTATCACAACTAATGTTTTAGCCAGAG GTATTGACGTTGAACAAGTAACAATAGTTGTCAATTTTGATCTACCAGTGGATCAAAATCGACAAGCAGATTGTGAAACATATTTGCATAGAATTGGACGTGCTGGACGTTTTGGTAAATCTGGAATTGCTATTAATCTAATAGATTCGTCTCATGCAATGCAAATATGTAAGGATATAGAAGAACattttggaagaaaaatacattaccTTGATGCAGAAGATGCagatgaaatagaaaaaataggaGCCTAG